One Bos taurus isolate L1 Dominette 01449 registration number 42190680 breed Hereford chromosome 3, ARS-UCD2.0, whole genome shotgun sequence DNA window includes the following coding sequences:
- the RGS4 gene encoding regulator of G-protein signaling 4 isoform X1 has product MCKGLAGLPASCLRSAKDMKHRLGFLLQKSDSCEHNSSHSKKDKVVICQRVSHEEVKKWAESLENLISHECKPGLLHQGGDKPEHAGAHNNLLRRGSEEDFQPDGKGFIPPLPQISILP; this is encoded by the exons ATGTGCAAAGGACTTGCGGGTCTGCCGGCTTCTTGCTTGAGGAG TGCAAAAGATATGAAGCATCGGCTAGGTTTCCTGCTGCAGAAGTCAGATTCCTGTGAACATAATTCTTCACACAGCAAGAAAGACAAAGTGGTGATTTGTCAGAG GGTGAGCCATGAGGAAGTAAAAAAATGGGCTGAATCACTGGAAAACTTGATTAGTCATGAAT GTAAACCTGGACTCTTGCACCAGGGAGGAGACAAGCCGGAACATGCTGGAGCCCACAATAACTTGCTTCGACGAGGCTCAGAGGAAGATTTTCAACCTGATGGAAAAGGATTCATACCGCCGCTTCCTCAAATCTCGATTCTACCTTGA
- the RGS4 gene encoding regulator of G-protein signaling 4: protein MCKGLAGLPASCLRSAKDMKHRLGFLLQKSDSCEHNSSHSKKDKVVICQRVSHEEVKKWAESLENLISHECGLAAFKAFLKSEYSEENIDFWISCEEYKKIKSPSKLSPKAKKIYNEFISVQATKEVNLDSCTREETSRNMLEPTITCFDEAQRKIFNLMEKDSYRRFLKSRFYLDLVNLSSCGSEKQKGAKSSTDCASLVPQCA, encoded by the exons ATGTGCAAAGGACTTGCGGGTCTGCCGGCTTCTTGCTTGAGGAG TGCAAAAGATATGAAGCATCGGCTAGGTTTCCTGCTGCAGAAGTCAGATTCCTGTGAACATAATTCTTCACACAGCAAGAAAGACAAAGTGGTGATTTGTCAGAG GGTGAGCCATGAGGAAGTAAAAAAATGGGCTGAATCACTGGAAAACTTGATTAGTCATGAAT GTGGGCTGGCAGCTTTCAAAGCTTTCTTGAAGTCTGAATACAGTGAGGAGAACATTGACTTCTGGATCAGCTGTGAAGAATACAAGAAAATCAAATCACCCTCTAAACTAAGTCCCAAGGCCAAAAAGATCTATAATGAATTCATCTCAGTCCAGGCAACCAAAGAG GTAAACCTGGACTCTTGCACCAGGGAGGAGACAAGCCGGAACATGCTGGAGCCCACAATAACTTGCTTCGACGAGGCTCAGAGGAAGATTTTCAACCTGATGGAAAAGGATTCATACCGCCGCTTCCTCAAATCTCGATTCTACCTTGATTTGGTCAACCTTTCCAGCTGTGGGTCAGAGAAGCAGAAAGGAGCAAAGAGTTCCACAGACTGTGCTTCCCTGGTCCCCCAGTGCGCCTAG